One Psychrosphaera aestuarii DNA window includes the following coding sequences:
- a CDS encoding RNA polymerase sigma factor FliA, with protein sequence MNNKVATAYEAQQTLSNVVEKHSVLVKRIAHHLAARLPDSVLVDDLIQAGMIGLIEASKNFDHSKGASFETYAGIRIRGSMLDEMRRGDWTPRSVHRNSRMVAERISQLESALGRDVKDIEVAESLGVSIDQYHQMLKEATNGKILGMEDLGVSDDIIAPASEIGRDLTYGGIEKSAFNASLANTIKTLPEREAMILSLYYDDELNLREIGEILNISESRVSQIHSQALVRLKSRLKDWLI encoded by the coding sequence TTGAACAATAAAGTAGCAACTGCCTACGAAGCTCAACAAACACTATCGAATGTAGTGGAAAAACATTCTGTATTGGTAAAAAGGATTGCTCACCATTTAGCAGCTCGACTGCCTGATAGTGTTTTGGTTGATGATTTGATTCAGGCTGGCATGATAGGTCTAATCGAAGCTTCGAAAAACTTTGATCATAGCAAAGGCGCTAGTTTTGAAACCTATGCGGGTATTAGAATTAGAGGCTCTATGCTGGATGAAATGCGAAGAGGCGATTGGACACCACGATCGGTCCATAGAAATTCTAGAATGGTTGCTGAAAGAATATCTCAATTAGAGTCTGCACTTGGCCGTGATGTGAAAGACATTGAGGTGGCCGAGTCTCTTGGTGTTTCGATTGATCAGTACCATCAAATGTTAAAAGAAGCGACTAACGGTAAAATCTTAGGAATGGAAGATCTTGGCGTTAGTGATGATATTATTGCCCCAGCAAGTGAAATTGGTCGTGATTTAACGTATGGTGGCATTGAAAAAAGTGCGTTTAATGCGAGTCTAGCTAACACAATTAAAACCTTGCCAGAACGAGAAGCAATGATTTTGTCACTTTATTACGATGATGAACTAAATTTAAGAGAAATCGGTGAAATTCTTAACATAAGTGAGTCCAGAGTGAGTCAAATTCATAGCCAAGCACTTGTTCGTTTAAAGTCAAGATTAAAAGATTGGTTGATTTAA
- the flhF gene encoding flagellar biosynthesis protein FlhF, translated as MKIKRYFAKDMRTALTQVKEELGPDAVIMSNKKTATGVEIVAAIDADAKPAVPSTATTTAQMPNSTDSTSRFDGPNAEGAAKIASSLEELLKRQRADNAGKPDTYQPAQPSMQSQPQFQQQAQTPARLSQGTDLSNQQKSELATQALSQQAESEFEQWLNRARNTVQDQSQETHSSPLNVNPSFNNDVNHQNQTQVHSNSNVVQGQFDQQLSDLKSEMNSIKELLKHQVSALMLQDADRKTPVKSMLIKKLNNMGLSSKVAEHLSHFISDDLEAQQAWPKMLELLTEQLNTTDNEIIKRGGVYSLVGPTGVGKTTTIAKLAARFAQIHGADKVGLITTDTFRIGALEQLGTYAKILGCPLKQAKNTEELSEAIYQLRDKKLLLIDTAGMSQRDIKLTERLNHLLTKSRVNIKNYLVLSATSQVSVLHESVQHFKTIPLSGCIFTKIDESLSLGELISVAIHNRLPIGYLTNGQRVPEDIRVANAQKIVQKANQLFELKEKVSHKNNKVVPKAVGMYD; from the coding sequence GTGAAAATTAAGCGTTATTTTGCAAAAGATATGAGAACGGCACTTACTCAAGTGAAAGAAGAGCTAGGTCCTGATGCTGTAATTATGTCGAATAAAAAAACCGCTACCGGTGTTGAAATCGTCGCTGCGATTGATGCCGACGCTAAGCCTGCCGTCCCGTCGACAGCTACTACGACTGCTCAGATGCCTAACAGTACTGATTCTACTAGTCGATTTGATGGCCCGAATGCAGAAGGTGCAGCTAAAATCGCGAGTTCACTTGAAGAGTTACTTAAGCGTCAAAGGGCTGATAACGCTGGTAAGCCTGATACTTACCAGCCAGCCCAACCTTCAATGCAATCTCAGCCTCAATTCCAACAGCAGGCTCAAACACCAGCAAGGTTATCTCAAGGTACTGATTTGTCTAACCAACAAAAGTCAGAGCTGGCAACACAAGCATTATCCCAGCAAGCAGAATCAGAGTTTGAACAATGGTTAAACCGTGCTCGCAATACCGTACAAGACCAATCACAAGAGACTCACAGTTCGCCACTGAACGTAAATCCGTCTTTTAACAATGATGTTAACCATCAAAACCAAACACAAGTTCATTCAAATTCTAATGTAGTGCAGGGGCAATTTGATCAGCAATTATCTGACTTAAAAAGCGAAATGAATTCAATTAAAGAATTACTGAAACATCAAGTTTCAGCGCTCATGTTACAAGACGCAGATCGTAAAACACCGGTAAAATCTATGTTAATTAAAAAATTAAATAATATGGGTTTATCTTCAAAAGTAGCAGAACATCTATCTCACTTTATTAGTGATGACTTAGAAGCTCAGCAAGCTTGGCCGAAAATGCTTGAATTACTAACCGAGCAGCTAAACACAACAGATAATGAAATCATTAAACGCGGTGGTGTTTATTCTCTTGTTGGTCCTACCGGCGTTGGCAAAACAACGACGATTGCTAAATTAGCCGCGCGATTTGCACAAATTCATGGTGCTGACAAAGTTGGTCTTATAACGACCGACACATTCAGAATTGGAGCGCTTGAGCAACTTGGTACGTATGCAAAAATTTTGGGTTGCCCTCTAAAGCAAGCAAAAAATACTGAAGAACTTTCAGAAGCTATCTACCAATTACGAGATAAAAAGCTATTGTTAATAGATACAGCCGGCATGAGTCAAAGAGATATTAAATTGACGGAACGTTTGAATCATTTATTAACAAAATCAAGAGTTAATATTAAGAATTATTTAGTACTTTCTGCAACGTCTCAAGTGAGTGTTTTGCATGAAAGTGTGCAACATTTTAAAACAATTCCACTGTCTGGCTGTATCTTTACTAAAATAGATGAGTCTTTAAGCTTAGGTGAGTTAATTAGTGTTGCAATCCATAATCGTTTGCCAATTGGTTATTTAACCAACGGTCAACGGGTCCCTGAGGACATAAGGGTTGCAAATGCACAGAAAATTGTGCAAAAAGCTAATCAGCTATTTGAACTTAAAGAAAAAGTTTCTCATAAAAATAATAAGGTAGTGCCAAAAGCAGTGGGCATGTATGATTAA
- a CDS encoding protein-glutamate methylesterase/protein-glutamine glutaminase — MTIKVLVVDDSAFFRRRVTEILNAHTELEVIGDASNGKDAISQTALLKPDVVTMDIEMPVMDGITAVREIMAATPTPIIMFSSLTHDGAKATLNALEAGALDFLPKRFEDIAKNKTEGIQLLQDRVLQLGKKRSAPRTISSATVIRSELAPANRPVSRTSPTTRKNKVDLKSSDKPSLVERTRARLARQPVPKEPVTPITRTKHLRASGKSYKLLAIGTSTGGPVALQTVLSEIPANYPLPIIIVQHMPAAFTPAFASRLNTQCKISVSEATTGDVLKPGHAYLAPGGKQMLLESRGGKTNIVIRDDDSERLTYKPSVDLSFGSAAKAYGGEVLGIILTGMGADGREGCRMLKQRGATIWAQDEDTSVVYGMPQAVTVAGIAEQNFALDKIGSAILKETSGG; from the coding sequence ATGACCATTAAAGTTCTTGTTGTAGACGACTCGGCGTTTTTTCGACGCCGAGTAACGGAAATTCTGAATGCCCATACGGAACTAGAAGTAATTGGTGATGCATCTAACGGAAAAGATGCTATTTCTCAGACAGCGTTGCTTAAACCAGACGTTGTTACAATGGATATCGAGATGCCAGTTATGGATGGTATTACTGCTGTTCGTGAAATCATGGCGGCAACACCTACCCCTATAATCATGTTTTCTTCACTGACACATGATGGAGCAAAAGCAACACTAAATGCACTTGAAGCTGGTGCATTAGACTTTCTTCCGAAACGTTTTGAAGATATAGCCAAAAATAAAACCGAAGGTATTCAACTTTTACAAGACCGTGTTTTGCAGCTAGGTAAAAAAAGGTCTGCTCCTCGAACTATTAGTAGTGCAACAGTTATTCGAAGCGAGTTAGCACCGGCAAATCGTCCGGTATCGAGAACATCACCCACGACTCGAAAGAATAAAGTTGACCTCAAAAGCAGTGATAAACCTTCATTAGTTGAGCGTACTCGAGCTCGGTTAGCTAGGCAACCAGTGCCTAAAGAGCCGGTAACACCGATTACACGAACTAAACATCTTAGGGCATCAGGTAAAAGCTATAAGCTTTTGGCTATCGGGACATCAACCGGTGGCCCTGTTGCACTTCAAACGGTGTTGTCAGAAATACCGGCAAACTACCCTTTGCCTATTATTATCGTCCAGCATATGCCCGCCGCATTTACGCCAGCCTTTGCGAGTCGTTTAAATACGCAATGTAAAATTTCAGTTTCAGAGGCGACAACTGGCGATGTTTTAAAACCAGGTCATGCCTATTTGGCACCGGGTGGCAAACAAATGCTGCTAGAAAGCAGGGGTGGCAAAACAAATATTGTTATTAGAGATGATGATTCAGAGCGTTTAACGTACAAGCCAAGTGTTGATTTATCCTTTGGAAGTGCAGCAAAAGCGTATGGTGGAGAGGTTTTAGGCATAATATTAACTGGTATGGGTGCAGATGGGCGCGAAGGTTGCAGGATGTTAAAGCAACGAGGCGCAACAATTTGGGCCCAAGACGAAGATACCAGTGTTGTTTATGGCATGCCGCAAGCAGTAACCGTTGCCGGAATTGCGGAGCAAAATTTTGCATTAGACAAAATTGGTTCAGCAATTTTAAAGGAGACTTCTGGTGGATAG
- a CDS encoding chemotaxis protein CheA yields the protein MALDVDQEILQDFLIEAAEILELLSEELVELENDPENADLLNSIFRGFHTVKGGAGFLALTNLVDACHGAENVFDILRTGKRSVTPELMDVILQALDTVNEMFEQVKAGDQPEPAAPELLAALHHYCSPAGEEPAVEAEPVAADDDFFDIDTMDESPAQDNSVEEFTEDEFEALLDELHGKADEKPTENAKSMFDSGDDISDDEFESLLDELHGKGSFKVEDTKQPSAPPAKAPGSEFASGDEITDDEFEALLDDIHGKGGGPTAKAPAASSAPKSEAPKAEPPKPTPAPKAPAAKPAAPKAPVTPAAKPPAPAAKPADKKAAAPAETTVRVDTKRLDEIMNMVGELVLVRNRLVSLGVNFGSDEAMTKAIGNLDVVTGDLQGAVMKTRMQPIKKVFGRFPRVVRDLARTLNKEITLELVGEETDLDKNLVEALADPLVHLVRNSVDHGIEMPDDREAAGKKRMGMVRLSASQEGDHILLTIEDDGKGMDPEKLKEIAINKGVLDPDAAQRLSDKEAYSLIFAPGFSTKEEISDISGRGVGMDVVKTKITQLNGSVEINSELGKGTTLEIKVPLTLAILPTLMVVVGGLIFALPLSTVNEIIHLDLTKTNIVDGQQTVIVRNKAIPLFYLEDWLIKSSKNGANRSDNKGHVVVIQIGVQQVGFVVDSLIGQEEVVIKPLDAMLQGTPGMAGATITSDGGIALIFDVPNLLKHYAKRSNLRFK from the coding sequence ATGGCATTGGACGTGGATCAAGAAATACTACAAGATTTCTTAATTGAAGCAGCAGAAATATTAGAGTTGCTATCTGAAGAATTAGTTGAACTGGAAAACGATCCGGAGAACGCTGATTTATTAAACTCTATATTTCGAGGTTTTCATACCGTAAAAGGTGGTGCCGGATTTTTAGCATTGACTAATCTTGTCGATGCTTGTCATGGCGCAGAAAACGTGTTTGATATTTTGAGAACCGGTAAAAGAAGCGTAACGCCAGAGTTAATGGACGTTATTTTGCAAGCACTTGATACTGTCAATGAGATGTTTGAACAGGTCAAAGCTGGCGACCAGCCAGAGCCTGCAGCTCCAGAATTGCTTGCCGCACTCCACCACTATTGCTCCCCAGCTGGCGAAGAGCCAGCGGTCGAAGCTGAACCTGTAGCCGCCGATGACGACTTTTTTGATATTGATACGATGGATGAGTCGCCTGCCCAAGATAACTCAGTTGAAGAGTTCACTGAAGATGAATTTGAAGCTCTTTTAGATGAGTTACATGGTAAAGCAGACGAGAAACCTACTGAAAATGCCAAGTCTATGTTCGATAGTGGCGATGACATCAGTGATGATGAATTTGAGTCTTTATTAGATGAATTACACGGCAAAGGCTCGTTTAAAGTAGAAGATACGAAGCAGCCTTCGGCTCCGCCAGCAAAAGCTCCTGGTAGTGAATTTGCAAGCGGTGACGAGATCACAGATGATGAATTCGAAGCTCTCCTTGACGATATTCATGGGAAAGGCGGTGGTCCTACAGCTAAGGCTCCTGCAGCTAGTTCAGCACCTAAGTCTGAAGCACCTAAAGCTGAACCTCCAAAACCTACACCGGCGCCTAAGGCTCCAGCAGCAAAACCTGCGGCACCTAAAGCACCTGTGACGCCAGCAGCTAAACCTCCTGCGCCAGCAGCTAAACCAGCTGACAAAAAAGCAGCAGCTCCAGCTGAAACGACTGTTCGTGTAGACACAAAACGTTTAGACGAAATTATGAATATGGTCGGCGAGCTAGTACTTGTTCGCAACCGCTTGGTAAGTCTAGGTGTAAACTTTGGCTCAGACGAAGCGATGACAAAAGCGATTGGTAATCTAGACGTTGTTACTGGCGATTTGCAAGGTGCCGTAATGAAAACGCGGATGCAACCAATTAAGAAAGTATTTGGTCGTTTCCCTCGCGTTGTTCGAGATTTAGCGCGTACTTTAAACAAAGAGATAACGCTAGAGCTGGTCGGTGAAGAGACTGACTTAGATAAAAATTTAGTAGAAGCATTAGCGGATCCACTAGTCCATTTAGTCCGTAATTCGGTTGACCATGGTATTGAAATGCCAGATGACCGTGAAGCCGCGGGTAAGAAAAGAATGGGTATGGTTAGGCTATCTGCTTCACAAGAAGGCGATCATATCTTACTTACCATTGAAGATGATGGTAAGGGCATGGACCCTGAAAAACTAAAAGAAATAGCGATTAATAAAGGCGTTCTTGATCCTGATGCAGCACAGCGTTTATCAGACAAAGAAGCATACAGCCTAATATTTGCACCAGGATTTTCTACAAAAGAAGAAATCTCGGACATATCTGGTCGTGGCGTTGGTATGGACGTTGTTAAAACTAAGATAACGCAGCTTAATGGTTCCGTTGAAATCAATTCAGAGCTGGGTAAAGGCACCACGTTAGAAATTAAAGTTCCGTTAACGTTAGCAATATTACCAACATTAATGGTTGTGGTTGGCGGCTTAATATTTGCGTTACCTCTTTCTACTGTTAATGAAATTATTCATTTAGACTTAACAAAAACTAATATTGTTGATGGTCAGCAAACGGTAATTGTTAGAAATAAAGCAATTCCATTATTCTATTTGGAAGATTGGCTAATAAAGTCTTCTAAAAATGGTGCAAATAGAAGCGACAATAAAGGTCATGTAGTTGTAATTCAGATCGGTGTTCAACAAGTTGGGTTTGTTGTTGACTCATTGATTGGCCAAGAAGAGGTGGTTATAAAACCTCTAGATGCAATGCTTCAAGGTACACCTGGCATGGCTGGCGCAACAATTACCTCTGATGGCGGCATCGCGCTCATCTTTGACGTCCCTAATTTGCTTAAGCATTATGCTAAACGTTCAAACTTAAGGTTTAAATAA
- a CDS encoding flagellar motor protein, translating into MDRLAIAGVMLALVAVIGGYAIEGGGISALFHFPAFIIVIGGSFGAVMLQTPSTYFYQGLKMFGNVWHKQPVDFYSAQQMITRWADISRHKGFLALEDDINGHDDAFIRKGLGLLVDGVESDVMRASLELDIELDSDRQYRSARIYEALGGYSPTIGIIGAVLGLIQAMANIDDPSALGHGIATAFVATIYGVGGANLFFIPVAQKLQSQIDNEVLYREMIVEGLLCAANGENPNSIERKLEAYSRVAV; encoded by the coding sequence GTGGATAGGTTAGCAATAGCGGGTGTAATGTTGGCACTTGTAGCTGTAATTGGTGGATATGCGATTGAAGGTGGTGGTATCTCCGCCTTATTTCATTTCCCAGCTTTTATTATTGTTATAGGCGGCTCATTTGGTGCTGTGATGTTACAAACTCCGTCGACGTACTTTTATCAAGGTTTAAAAATGTTCGGCAATGTTTGGCATAAACAGCCGGTCGATTTTTATTCTGCACAGCAAATGATTACACGTTGGGCCGATATCTCACGTCACAAAGGCTTTTTGGCACTCGAAGACGATATTAATGGCCATGATGATGCTTTTATCAGAAAAGGGCTAGGCCTGTTGGTTGATGGTGTTGAATCTGATGTTATGCGAGCCTCTTTAGAGCTTGATATTGAACTAGATAGTGATCGACAATATCGCTCAGCTAGGATTTATGAGGCCCTAGGTGGATACAGTCCAACGATAGGTATCATAGGTGCTGTTCTTGGTTTGATTCAAGCAATGGCCAATATTGACGATCCATCTGCTTTAGGGCATGGAATCGCAACCGCTTTTGTTGCCACCATTTATGGTGTCGGCGGAGCCAACCTCTTCTTTATTCCAGTGGCGCAGAAATTGCAATCCCAGATCGACAATGAAGTATTATATCGAGAAATGATTGTGGAAGGTCTTTTGTGTGCAGCCAATGGTGAAAACCCCAATAGTATTGAGCGCAAATTAGAAGCCTATTCACGTGTCGCTGTATAG
- a CDS encoding protein phosphatase CheZ, protein MSEETNPQISLEDAKALVEALEAGDNTSANKILREVTSKEHSELFGEVGKLTRQLHDSLSNFQLDPKIANLATDDIPDAKERLNYVMKVTEDAANKTMDAIDEGLPLTDKINNDIVKLKPEWDKLMQRQIELGEFKSLCYSINEFMEGAEADTAKIHAIMTEILLAQDFQDLTGQVIKRVIELVKDVEESLIHLLTVFGEPNQKSVNEVKKPVDNNGAEGPIIDAETREDAVSNQDEVDDLLSSLGF, encoded by the coding sequence ATGTCTGAAGAGACTAACCCGCAGATTTCGTTGGAAGACGCAAAAGCGCTAGTTGAAGCGCTTGAGGCTGGAGACAATACTTCTGCTAACAAAATATTACGTGAAGTTACAAGCAAAGAGCATAGTGAGCTGTTTGGTGAGGTTGGCAAGTTAACAAGACAACTTCACGACTCGTTAAGTAATTTTCAGTTAGACCCTAAGATTGCTAACTTAGCGACAGACGATATCCCTGATGCGAAAGAGCGTCTAAACTATGTTATGAAAGTAACAGAAGACGCAGCGAATAAAACGATGGACGCCATAGATGAAGGCCTCCCTCTAACGGATAAGATTAATAATGACATTGTAAAACTTAAACCAGAGTGGGATAAGTTAATGCAACGTCAAATTGAATTGGGCGAGTTTAAAAGTTTGTGTTATTCCATCAATGAATTTATGGAAGGCGCAGAGGCTGATACCGCTAAGATTCATGCAATCATGACTGAAATTCTGTTGGCTCAAGATTTTCAAGATTTAACTGGTCAGGTAATTAAACGAGTTATAGAACTTGTTAAAGATGTTGAAGAAAGCCTGATTCATTTATTAACTGTATTTGGTGAACCAAATCAAAAATCCGTTAATGAAGTGAAGAAACCAGTCGATAACAATGGGGCTGAAGGACCAATTATTGATGCAGAAACGCGTGAAGACGCAGTTTCTAATCAGGACGAAGTAGACGACCTATTGTCTAGTTTAGGCTTTTAA
- a CDS encoding MinD/ParA family ATP-binding protein, with product MIKNITSDQASGLRNMSMAKKTKVIAVTGGKGGVGKTSVSLNTAIALAQTGLNVLVLDADLGLANCDVMLGLRVHKNLSHVLSGEAELDDILVEGPSGIKIVPATSGSIDMVELSPAQHAGLIRAFSEMRTPVDVFIVDTAAGISDMVLSFSRASHEVLCVVCDEPTSITDAYALIKILNRDHGVSRFKVVANMVRTIKEGQDLFKKLTMVTDRFLDVTLELTAIIPFDDNLRKAVRRQKAIVDAFPRSPSAVAFKTLAAKINKWPTPSHASGNLEFFLEQLVN from the coding sequence ATGATTAAAAATATTACTTCCGATCAAGCTAGTGGTTTACGAAATATGTCGATGGCCAAAAAAACAAAAGTTATTGCGGTGACAGGTGGAAAGGGCGGAGTGGGTAAAACCAGCGTATCGCTAAATACAGCAATTGCTTTGGCGCAAACAGGTCTAAACGTACTTGTACTTGATGCTGACTTAGGTTTAGCAAATTGTGATGTTATGTTGGGCTTACGTGTTCACAAAAACCTCTCACATGTGTTGTCAGGTGAAGCCGAGCTAGATGATATTCTGGTAGAAGGTCCAAGTGGAATAAAAATAGTGCCAGCAACATCAGGTTCTATTGATATGGTTGAATTATCCCCAGCTCAACATGCTGGTCTCATTAGAGCGTTTAGCGAAATGAGAACGCCTGTAGATGTCTTTATTGTCGATACAGCTGCTGGCATATCAGACATGGTTTTATCTTTCTCTAGAGCTTCTCATGAAGTTCTCTGCGTTGTATGTGACGAACCTACATCAATTACTGATGCTTACGCTTTAATTAAAATTTTGAATCGAGATCATGGTGTGAGCCGCTTTAAAGTTGTTGCCAATATGGTAAGGACGATTAAAGAAGGGCAGGACTTATTCAAAAAATTGACTATGGTTACAGATAGGTTTTTAGATGTAACTTTGGAATTAACAGCTATTATTCCATTTGACGATAATTTAAGAAAAGCAGTGCGACGTCAAAAAGCGATCGTAGATGCATTTCCTCGTTCTCCTTCAGCAGTGGCGTTTAAAACGTTGGCTGCTAAAATCAATAAGTGGCCCACGCCATCTCACGCGTCGGGTAATTTGGAATTTTTTTTAGAGCAACTGGTCAACTAA
- the flhA gene encoding flagellar biosynthesis protein FlhA, translating into MELTAKFNQLFNKENTKYINGLGAPIFILAALAMVILPLPALMLDILFSFNIALALVILLVTVYTLKPLDFGAFPSVILIATVLRLALNVASTRIVLLEGHQGGDAAGKVIEAFGSVVIGGNYAVGLVVFAILVIINFVVVTKGAGRISEVTARFTLDAMPGKQMAIDADLNAGFITPEQAKARREEIGKEADFYGSMDGASKFVKGDAIAGIIILFINIIGGLFIGMIQHDLLFGEAVEIYTILTIGDGLVAQIPGLLLSIGTAIVVTRQNTDQEMGQQFSTQLGTEKVLYVAGGVLLSMGLVPGMPHLTFLGFGAILVATAYFVNKKATEAAKQAEKAESETPLESPHEAAENKDVSWDDVNHVDTIGLEVGYRLIPLVDKGQGGELLSRIKGVRRKLSQEFGFLVPAVHIRDNLDLDPNVYRITLMGVTIGEAEIRHDRDLAINPGQVFGKVEGIETVDPAFGLEAVWIENTNRDKAQSLGYTVVDAATVVATHISQLLTNNAAQLLGHEETQNLLEMIQKNYPKLVDGLVPEMLSLSVLTKVLQNLLSENVTIRDMRSIIQTLVEYAPKSQDPDVLTAACRISLRRFIVQDIAGSTNEIPVITLAPELEQMLQQSLQSAGNEGAGIEPGLAERIQTSLADAHRTQELSGEPSILLTSGMLRSVLSRFVKHSLPGMVILSYQEIPEEKQIKIVSSVG; encoded by the coding sequence ATTTTGGCAGCGTTAGCTATGGTAATATTACCGTTACCAGCTTTGATGCTCGACATCTTATTCTCGTTTAATATCGCGTTAGCTCTCGTAATTCTGCTCGTTACTGTCTACACCCTTAAACCACTTGATTTTGGTGCTTTTCCCTCGGTTATATTAATCGCGACTGTATTACGACTTGCTTTGAACGTCGCTTCAACCCGAATTGTATTATTAGAAGGTCATCAAGGTGGAGACGCTGCCGGTAAAGTTATTGAGGCGTTTGGTAGTGTCGTAATCGGCGGAAACTATGCTGTTGGTTTAGTGGTATTTGCGATTTTGGTCATTATTAACTTTGTCGTTGTAACAAAAGGTGCAGGGCGTATCTCTGAAGTAACAGCTCGCTTTACGCTAGATGCTATGCCTGGTAAACAAATGGCAATAGATGCCGACTTAAATGCAGGCTTTATCACCCCAGAACAAGCAAAGGCGCGACGAGAAGAAATAGGCAAAGAAGCGGACTTCTACGGCTCAATGGACGGTGCGTCAAAGTTTGTTAAAGGTGATGCGATTGCAGGTATCATTATTCTTTTCATAAACATTATCGGTGGTTTATTCATCGGTATGATCCAGCATGACTTGTTGTTTGGCGAAGCGGTAGAGATTTACACAATTTTAACGATTGGTGATGGTTTGGTTGCTCAAATACCAGGTCTGTTATTATCAATCGGTACTGCTATTGTCGTTACTCGTCAAAATACTGACCAAGAAATGGGGCAGCAATTCTCAACTCAGCTTGGCACAGAAAAAGTTCTTTATGTTGCAGGCGGGGTGTTGTTATCTATGGGATTAGTGCCTGGCATGCCGCATCTTACCTTTTTAGGTTTTGGTGCAATCTTAGTCGCGACCGCTTATTTTGTGAATAAAAAAGCGACAGAAGCCGCTAAACAAGCCGAAAAAGCCGAATCAGAAACGCCACTTGAATCTCCTCATGAAGCCGCTGAAAACAAAGATGTAAGCTGGGATGATGTTAATCATGTTGACACTATCGGCTTAGAAGTTGGCTATCGTCTTATCCCATTAGTAGACAAGGGCCAAGGTGGTGAATTGTTATCAAGAATTAAAGGTGTGCGTCGTAAGCTGAGTCAAGAATTTGGCTTTTTAGTTCCTGCCGTTCATATTCGCGATAATTTAGACTTAGATCCGAATGTTTATAGAATCACGTTAATGGGCGTAACGATAGGGGAAGCGGAAATTCGTCATGACCGTGACTTGGCAATTAACCCAGGGCAAGTGTTTGGAAAAGTCGAAGGTATTGAAACGGTGGATCCAGCCTTTGGTCTAGAAGCCGTGTGGATTGAAAACACTAATAGAGATAAAGCTCAGAGCTTAGGTTACACAGTAGTTGACGCTGCAACTGTAGTGGCAACGCACATAAGCCAACTGTTAACAAATAACGCTGCTCAATTATTAGGCCACGAAGAAACACAAAACCTTTTAGAAATGATCCAGAAAAACTATCCAAAATTAGTCGATGGTTTGGTTCCAGAGATGTTGTCGTTGTCGGTATTAACCAAGGTGCTACAAAACCTTTTAAGCGAAAACGTGACGATTCGCGATATGCGTTCAATCATTCAAACCTTGGTTGAATACGCACCTAAGAGCCAAGATCCTGATGTTTTAACAGCAGCATGCCGAATTTCACTAAGAAGATTTATCGTTCAAGATATCGCGGGTTCGACTAATGAAATCCCTGTCATAACCTTGGCGCCTGAGTTGGAACAGATGTTGCAACAGTCCTTGCAGTCAGCTGGAAATGAAGGCGCTGGCATTGAACCTGGTCTTGCAGAGCGAATTCAAACATCACTTGCAGACGCCCACAGGACTCAAGAATTATCAGGTGAGCCGTCAATATTATTGACCTCGGGAATGTTACGAAGTGTGTTATCACGTTTTGTTAAACATAGCTTACCAGGCATGGTTATCTTGTCTTATCAAGAAATACCGGAAGAAAAACAAATTAAGATTGTCAGTTCAGTTGGTTAG
- the cheY gene encoding chemotaxis response regulator CheY, which translates to MNKNMKILVVDDFSTMRRIIKNLLRDLGFTNVSEADDGSTALPMLQNGDFDFVVTDWNMPGMQGIDLLREIRKDDKLKHMPVMMVTAEAKKEQIVAAAQAGVNGYIVKPFTAATLKGKLDKIFERLE; encoded by the coding sequence TTGAATAAGAATATGAAAATTCTGGTTGTTGATGACTTTTCAACAATGAGAAGAATCATCAAAAACCTTCTTCGTGACTTAGGCTTTACTAATGTCTCAGAAGCAGATGATGGCAGCACAGCGTTGCCAATGTTACAAAACGGTGACTTCGACTTTGTTGTTACTGACTGGAATATGCCAGGCATGCAAGGCATTGACTTGCTACGTGAAATTCGTAAAGACGACAAACTAAAGCATATGCCGGTGATGATGGTAACAGCAGAAGCTAAGAAAGAGCAGATTGTTGCTGCAGCGCAAGCAGGTGTAAACGGCTATATTGTGAAACCATTCACGGCTGCTACGCTGAAAGGCAAGCTTGATAAAATCTTCGAACGTTTAGAATAA